A genomic window from Methanobrevibacter sp. TLL-48-HuF1 includes:
- a CDS encoding tRNA (adenine-N1)-methyltransferase, whose product MILDERGKKYLLKEDCEFQSDLGIVTKEQIANCEVGDELKSHLDHTFKIVKPTVNDFIDLMDRRCSILVKKDIGTVLAYTGLGSGDRVVDSGTGAGAIALNFGNVVGDTGKVYTYEIREDFAKVAQKNIETFGITNIEVKNKDIKEGIDEKDIDLVFLDLPKPFEIFEEVYESLKVGGWLAVYAPYIDQAEIAYRVAKKLNFYNIEILETLERGLEVRPQGVRPKTRMVGHTGYLVFARKL is encoded by the coding sequence ATGATTTTAGATGAACGTGGTAAGAAATATCTTCTTAAAGAAGACTGTGAATTTCAAAGTGATTTAGGTATTGTTACTAAAGAGCAGATAGCTAATTGTGAAGTAGGTGATGAGCTTAAAAGTCATTTAGACCACACATTTAAAATTGTTAAACCTACTGTTAATGATTTCATTGATTTGATGGATAGGCGTTGTTCCATTTTGGTTAAAAAAGATATTGGAACAGTGCTGGCTTACACAGGTTTAGGTTCAGGAGACAGAGTTGTTGATTCTGGAACTGGTGCGGGAGCTATTGCACTTAACTTTGGAAATGTTGTTGGAGACACAGGTAAGGTTTATACTTATGAAATAAGGGAAGATTTTGCCAAAGTTGCTCAAAAAAACATTGAAACATTTGGAATTACAAATATTGAAGTTAAAAACAAGGATATTAAGGAAGGCATTGATGAAAAAGATATTGATTTGGTCTTTTTAGATTTGCCAAAGCCTTTTGAAATATTTGAAGAAGTTTATGAATCTTTGAAAGTCGGCGGATGGTTAGCAGTTTATGCACCATATATTGATCAGGCAGAAATAGCTTATAGGGTAGCTAAAAAACTTAATTTTTATAATATTGAAATATTGGAAACATTAGAAAGAGGTCTGGAAGTTAGACCTCAGGGAGTCAGACCAAAAACTCGCATGGTTGGCCATACTGGATACTTGGTCTTTGCCCGTAAATTATAA
- a CDS encoding zinc metalloprotease HtpX, with product MKGTWKLKARMVLTMIILFTIVYFLVVLAGSYLGIGGPSFYLIMSLCIVAAQYWFGPTLVKHSMNVRPLSESEAPNIHQMVEELAREAGVPKPQVELSEINVPNAFAYGRSKRSGHIAITRPILGLLDRNELKAVLGHEMGHIKHNDMIVTAIVSLVPMICYYIALSFMFSRSNENNAGIIIGILGYVFYLIGQLLVLFISRTREYYADEASVEYGNRPADLVSALYKLSYGAARCDDETIKDVNTVRAFFVNDVDNAKRDLNDFRQIDFDGDGSISEEELKELSQRNVDVSTSNKIMELFSTHPDSLKRVKRLSELEN from the coding sequence ATGAAAGGTACATGGAAACTTAAAGCAAGAATGGTACTTACCATGATTATATTGTTTACTATTGTGTATTTCCTTGTTGTATTGGCTGGCAGCTATTTGGGAATTGGCGGACCATCATTTTACTTAATTATGAGTCTTTGTATTGTAGCTGCACAGTACTGGTTTGGTCCTACATTAGTTAAACATTCAATGAATGTAAGACCATTATCTGAAAGTGAAGCTCCAAATATTCATCAGATGGTTGAAGAGCTTGCACGTGAAGCAGGAGTTCCAAAACCGCAGGTTGAACTTTCTGAAATAAATGTTCCAAATGCGTTTGCGTATGGGAGATCTAAAAGAAGCGGACATATAGCTATTACTCGTCCAATTTTAGGTTTGCTTGATAGAAATGAGTTGAAAGCAGTTTTAGGTCATGAAATGGGTCATATTAAACATAATGATATGATTGTTACAGCTATTGTAAGCTTAGTTCCAATGATTTGTTATTATATTGCATTATCATTTATGTTTTCACGCAGTAATGAAAATAATGCAGGTATTATCATCGGAATATTGGGTTATGTATTCTATCTTATAGGACAGCTCCTTGTACTATTTATATCAAGAACAAGAGAATATTATGCAGATGAAGCTAGTGTGGAATATGGTAATCGTCCTGCAGATTTGGTTTCAGCTCTTTATAAATTATCTTATGGGGCTGCAAGATGTGATGACGAAACAATTAAAGATGTAAATACTGTTCGTGCATTTTTTGTTAATGATGTAGATAATGCTAAAAGAGATTTAAATGACTTCAGACAAATAGATTTTGATGGTGATGGATCCATTTCTGAAGAAGAGTTAAAAGAACTCAGTCAAAGAAATGTTGATGTTTCCACATCCAATAAAATTATGGAATTATTCTCAACACATCCGGATTCATTAAAAAGAGTAAAAAGACTTTCTGAGTTAGAAAATTAG